A window from Telopea speciosissima isolate NSW1024214 ecotype Mountain lineage chromosome 8, Tspe_v1, whole genome shotgun sequence encodes these proteins:
- the LOC122672402 gene encoding uncharacterized protein LOC122672402, whose product MSSKACSTGVLDIPLLTGDNFKKWLEEMEVFLCLKDLDLCLREKKPADLTDSSTTDEKNEYASWETSNRKSIVVIKSALTETLKDSINIPETTIEYLWAIRAKFDSSKKAQAGDLMSKLTSSKFDGNGSAREHILEMISLGNKIKGLDINFDDDFLVTLAINSLPEAYKPLRSTYNVLQNKWDLDELIKVVT is encoded by the coding sequence ATGTCTTCCAAAGCCTGCAGTACCGGTGTTCTTGATATCCCCTTACTGACTGGTGATAACTTCAAGAAATGGTTAGAAGAGATGGAAGTCTTCTTATGTCTCAAGGACTTAGATCTATGCCTTAGGGAAAAGAAGCCTGCAGACCTGACTGACTCCAGCACTACAGATGAGAAAAATGAATATGCTTCCTGGGAAACTTCTAATAGGAAGTCTATTGTAGTAATCAAGAGTGCACTGACTGAAACACTCAAGGACAGTATTAATATTCCTGAAACTACCATAGAATATTTATGGGCCATCAGGGCTAAATTTGATTCCTCAAAGAAAGCTCAGGCAGGGGATTTAATGAGCAAGTTGACCTCTTCCAAGTTTGATGGAAATGGCAGTGCCAGGGAGCACATTCTTGAAATGATTTCTCTGGGCAATAAGATCAAGGGACTGGACATCAACTTTGATGATGATTTCCTGGTGACACTGGCTATAAACTCACTCCCTGAAGCCTACAAGCCACTCCGCTCCACTTATAATGTTTTGCAGAACAAATGGGATCTTGATGAGCTGATTAAAGTGGTAACTTAG